A genomic window from Natronorubrum aibiense includes:
- a CDS encoding universal stress protein, which produces MYHIVIPIDTSTERGVKATQHVVDLLEDGPFGDPESITVTLLNVFEKFKAIDDGGNVKSDDLYDEDSFPEAVTSARELLDGTGVEYDLERRHGDSVDEIVDFADEVDADLIVMAPRKRSSVGKVVFGSVAQNVLINTERPTLIV; this is translated from the coding sequence ATGTACCACATCGTCATTCCCATCGACACCAGCACCGAACGCGGCGTCAAAGCGACCCAGCACGTCGTCGATCTGCTCGAGGACGGCCCGTTCGGTGACCCCGAGTCGATCACCGTTACGCTCCTGAACGTCTTCGAGAAGTTCAAAGCGATCGACGACGGCGGCAATGTCAAATCGGACGATCTCTACGACGAGGACTCGTTCCCGGAGGCCGTCACCAGCGCCCGCGAACTGCTTGATGGAACTGGCGTCGAGTACGACCTCGAGCGCCGGCACGGCGACTCCGTCGACGAGATCGTCGATTTCGCCGACGAAGTCGATGCGGATCTCATCGTCATGGCGCCCCGAAAGCGCAGCTCTGTCGGCAAGGTCGTCTTCGGCAGCGTCGCACAGAACGTCCTGATCAACACGGAGCGACCGACGCTGATCGTGTAG
- the ggt gene encoding gamma-glutamyltransferase, translating to MDRSPDLDQFTSRRSTVYAPRGVVATSQPLASEAGISVLRDGGNAFDAAVATAAVLNVVEPTSTGLGGDLFALYRTADGDVGAFRSCGGAPGEATLERMRETIAAEDGVAPEEAEIPVYGPHTVTVPGTARGWERTVEDLGKLELATVLEPAIEYALEGFPVSEIIADQWAEAASVLDGEQSRAAYLFDGQPPAVGDHVTLPELGDSMRRIAEEGADIVYEGAIADEIVDTIQSRGGLLSADDLASFEPEFVEPVSTTYGGAEIYQLPPNNQGLIALEALNIVEALGANEYPAGSPERIHLAAEAMKRAMADGHHYITDPEFEDAPDLASKAYAAERAAEIGDEASDDVQIGFENDRAEDADTVLLTVADDAGNVVSFINSRFKDFGSGIVAGDTGIALQNRGSSFSLDPDHPNRIEPGKRPFHTLIPGLARLGEDDWAAFGVMAGYNQPQGHLQVLMNLLDDGMSVQEAIDYPRWRYQVDGQLAVEGRLEGRVQTKLARRGHEVRVMPPAHFGGGQIARNENGVLSGGSDPRKDGSAIGF from the coding sequence ATGGATCGCAGTCCAGACCTAGACCAGTTTACGTCGCGTCGCTCGACGGTGTACGCGCCTCGAGGTGTCGTCGCGACCAGCCAGCCGCTGGCGTCCGAAGCGGGTATCAGCGTCTTGCGAGACGGCGGCAACGCGTTCGACGCGGCCGTCGCGACGGCGGCGGTTCTCAACGTCGTCGAACCGACGAGCACGGGCCTTGGCGGGGACCTCTTCGCGCTCTACCGGACGGCCGATGGCGATGTCGGCGCGTTCCGCAGCTGTGGCGGTGCGCCGGGCGAGGCGACGCTCGAGCGGATGCGCGAGACGATCGCCGCGGAGGACGGCGTGGCTCCTGAGGAAGCCGAGATACCCGTCTATGGCCCACATACTGTAACCGTTCCCGGAACGGCTCGTGGCTGGGAACGAACCGTCGAGGACCTCGGCAAGTTGGAGCTGGCGACGGTGCTCGAGCCGGCGATCGAGTACGCACTCGAGGGGTTCCCGGTCTCGGAGATCATCGCCGATCAGTGGGCGGAGGCGGCCTCGGTGCTCGACGGTGAGCAGTCTCGAGCCGCGTACCTCTTCGACGGCCAGCCGCCGGCAGTGGGCGACCACGTCACGCTGCCTGAGCTGGGCGACTCTATGCGCCGAATCGCCGAGGAAGGCGCAGATATCGTCTACGAGGGCGCGATCGCCGACGAGATCGTCGACACGATCCAGTCCCGTGGTGGACTGTTGTCCGCCGACGATCTGGCATCGTTCGAACCGGAGTTCGTCGAGCCGGTCAGTACGACCTACGGCGGCGCGGAAATCTACCAGCTGCCGCCGAACAATCAGGGCCTGATCGCCCTCGAGGCGCTCAACATCGTCGAAGCGCTCGGGGCGAACGAATATCCGGCCGGTTCACCCGAGCGCATCCATCTCGCCGCCGAAGCGATGAAGCGCGCGATGGCCGACGGCCACCACTACATCACGGACCCGGAATTCGAGGACGCACCGGATCTCGCGTCGAAGGCATACGCGGCCGAGCGGGCGGCGGAAATCGGCGACGAAGCCTCCGACGACGTCCAGATCGGGTTCGAAAACGACCGCGCAGAGGACGCGGACACCGTTCTGTTGACGGTCGCGGACGACGCGGGCAACGTCGTCTCGTTCATCAACTCGCGGTTCAAGGACTTCGGCAGCGGCATCGTCGCCGGCGACACCGGCATTGCACTCCAGAACCGGGGGAGTTCGTTCTCGCTCGATCCCGACCATCCAAACCGGATCGAACCGGGGAAACGGCCGTTCCACACGCTGATTCCCGGTCTCGCACGGCTCGGAGAAGACGACTGGGCCGCCTTCGGCGTGATGGCCGGCTACAACCAGCCACAGGGCCATCTCCAGGTGCTGATGAACCTGCTCGACGATGGGATGTCGGTCCAGGAGGCGATCGATTACCCACGCTGGCGATATCAGGTCGATGGCCAACTCGCCGTCGAAGGCCGACTCGAGGGACGTGTGCAAACGAAACTCGCCCGTCGCGGCCACGAAGTCCGCGTCATGCCGCCCGCACACTTCGGCGGCGGACAGATCGCCCGCAACGAGAATGGAGTGCTCTCCGGCGGCAGCGATCCGCGAAAAGACGGCTCCGCGATCGGGTTCTAA